The following proteins come from a genomic window of Galactobacillus timonensis:
- a CDS encoding ISL3 family transposase, translated as MSEQSDKQAILEFFNLDTGSVENVIFHNDNGSASVHVLLRPDHPPCPDCGCTLPRVKDYIDKKISHGVFTDRECTIFYHARRYICPVCHRTYYENNPFCFRKQHISALTVENILNDLKIQTETFASVAKRYHISPTTAASVFDAHVKEARRPLPTLMCWDENYAFYHPGENSKYVFVILDFESQEPVDILPSRRKDYLLSYFLKIPVEERKRVKMIATDMYSEYRAIIRQLFPKAYHSVDHYHVSQELSRKADSVRIRVMKQTPKYIEGTKTQTNEYYLLKTFNWMIFKRLDARDKDGKKLFDPGHPRKMNRKLNRFLNYYEIKAMIEAVHPDLKKAWDLKDDVVDFYDNCTYDTAPQELNKLIQSFAASGIPEMKEFSRTLISWREEIINSFIVVKQRHTVDKDTGQVVVSDIKLNNGLMENRNSIIKTIKKAANGYTNWDRFRSRCLYVLRKSSKPMLNPVIPPKKVKQ; from the coding sequence ATGTCCGAACAATCTGATAAACAGGCCATTCTTGAATTCTTTAACCTCGATACAGGCAGTGTGGAGAATGTCATCTTCCATAATGACAATGGCAGTGCGTCTGTCCATGTTTTACTGCGGCCGGATCATCCGCCTTGTCCCGATTGCGGCTGTACCCTGCCAAGGGTTAAGGACTACATTGACAAGAAGATAAGCCACGGCGTCTTTACTGATCGTGAGTGCACCATCTTCTATCATGCCCGCAGGTACATCTGTCCTGTCTGTCATCGAACGTACTATGAGAACAATCCATTCTGTTTCAGGAAGCAGCACATCTCCGCCCTCACGGTTGAAAACATTCTGAACGATTTGAAGATTCAGACCGAGACCTTCGCTTCCGTCGCTAAGCGGTATCACATCTCTCCCACAACCGCTGCCTCCGTCTTCGATGCCCACGTAAAGGAGGCGCGAAGACCTCTGCCCACATTGATGTGCTGGGATGAGAACTACGCATTTTATCATCCGGGAGAGAACTCAAAATATGTGTTCGTTATTCTCGACTTTGAGTCACAGGAGCCGGTGGATATCCTGCCAAGCAGAAGAAAAGATTATCTGCTCAGCTACTTTCTCAAAATCCCAGTGGAAGAGCGAAAGCGCGTCAAAATGATTGCCACGGACATGTATAGTGAATACCGCGCCATCATACGTCAGCTGTTCCCTAAGGCCTATCATTCCGTTGACCATTATCATGTCAGCCAGGAGCTCTCCAGAAAGGCTGACAGCGTCCGGATCAGAGTAATGAAGCAGACTCCAAAATATATTGAAGGCACAAAAACACAAACCAACGAGTATTATCTGCTGAAGACATTCAACTGGATGATATTCAAGCGGCTGGACGCCAGAGACAAAGATGGTAAAAAGCTGTTCGATCCCGGCCATCCAAGGAAAATGAACCGCAAGCTGAACCGGTTCCTCAATTATTACGAAATTAAAGCCATGATCGAAGCCGTTCATCCCGATTTGAAAAAGGCATGGGACCTCAAGGATGACGTTGTGGACTTCTATGACAACTGCACTTACGATACTGCTCCCCAGGAGCTGAACAAACTGATTCAGTCCTTCGCAGCCAGTGGTATTCCGGAAATGAAAGAGTTCTCCCGCACCCTGATCAGCTGGAGAGAGGAGATTATCAACTCCTTCATTGTCGTAAAGCAGCGTCATACAGTCGATAAGGACACAGGCCAGGTGGTAGTGTCCGACATAAAACTGAATAACGGATTGATGGAGAACCGGAACTCAATCATCAAGACGATCAAGAAAGCAGCCAACGGATATACCAACTGGGACAGGTTCCGCAGCCGCTGCCTCTATGTGCTCAGAAAGAGCTCCAAGCCAATGTTGAATCCTGTCATTCCGCCAAAGAAGGTTAAGCAATGA
- a CDS encoding DUF6431 domain-containing protein, with amino-acid sequence MKCSEPVLDPETGLPMRFCGTARRCVKTPKGSYWIWIPVAVSSNGRHHRVLPDFLVPYKHYSVQTIESALDNDLDLDRYSLPSDSSVYRWNKWLDKLIVQLRIFLKLVDPPDSLLQQLRVLFRRDVRRAPEYDSSSGWVAGINLCLNRPNDFDLGLS; translated from the coding sequence ATGAAATGCAGCGAACCTGTTTTGGATCCTGAAACAGGCCTGCCAATGAGATTCTGCGGAACTGCCAGAAGGTGCGTTAAAACGCCAAAAGGTTCTTACTGGATCTGGATTCCTGTCGCCGTCTCTTCCAACGGAAGACATCACCGTGTTCTCCCTGATTTCCTTGTCCCTTACAAGCACTACTCGGTGCAGACCATCGAATCGGCTCTGGACAATGATCTGGATCTTGATCGTTATTCGCTTCCTTCCGATTCTTCCGTTTACCGTTGGAACAAATGGCTCGATAAGCTCATTGTGCAGCTCCGGATTTTCCTGAAGCTGGTTGATCCGCCTGATTCGCTGCTTCAACAGCTTCGTGTTCTATTCCGGCGTGATGTCCGCCGGGCTCCAGAATATGATTCTTCCAGTGGCTGGGTGGCCGGAATCAATCTCTGCCTGAATAGGCCAAATGACTTTGACTTGGGCCTTTCCTGA
- a CDS encoding DnaD domain-containing protein, producing the protein MKWYEEHYVNRRDWVLDHLEYLALTPAELEIVMLIDFSSQYQLPISMDSLSSKSGLTMDEVNDAVSSLVARRYLTIRASGGNVAFRLDGLFSTDTAKEKNVLDASLFETFESEFRRTLSQKEMEKISEWSRTYDKKLILEALRQASMYQKLNLPYVEKILIRLSEKEAGA; encoded by the coding sequence ATGAAGTGGTATGAAGAACATTATGTGAACCGGCGCGACTGGGTGCTGGATCATTTGGAGTATCTTGCCCTGACTCCTGCGGAGCTGGAGATTGTGATGCTGATTGATTTCAGCAGCCAGTATCAGCTGCCGATTTCCATGGACAGTCTTTCGAGCAAGAGCGGCCTGACGATGGATGAGGTCAATGATGCTGTATCGTCGCTGGTGGCCCGCCGCTATCTGACGATCCGGGCTTCGGGAGGAAACGTTGCTTTCCGTCTGGACGGTCTGTTTTCGACGGATACGGCAAAGGAGAAGAACGTACTGGATGCGTCGCTGTTTGAGACGTTTGAAAGCGAGTTCCGCCGCACCCTCTCCCAGAAGGAGATGGAGAAAATCAGTGAATGGAGCCGTACCTATGACAAGAAGCTGATTCTGGAAGCGCTGCGTCAGGCTTCGATGTATCAGAAGCTGAATCTTCCCTATGTCGAAAAAATTCTGATCCGTCTGAGTGAGAAGGAGGCAGGTGCATGA